From one Heptranchias perlo isolate sHepPer1 chromosome X, sHepPer1.hap1, whole genome shotgun sequence genomic stretch:
- the LOC137307186 gene encoding histone H2A.J-like: protein MSERGKTGGKTRAKAKSRSSRAGLQFPVGRVHRHLRKGNYAERVGAGAPVYLAAVLEYLTAEILELAGNAARDNKKTRIIPRHLQLAIRNDEELNKLLGRVTIAQGGVLPNIQAVLLPKKTSNVSTKSK from the coding sequence atgtctgaaagaggaaaaaccggcggtaaaactcgggccaaggccaagtctcgctcatcccgggccggactgcagttccctgtgggccgtgttcacaggcacctgcgaaaggggaactacgcagaacgtgtgggtgccggagccccggtctatctggccgctgtgctcgagtatctgacggctgaaatcctcgagctggccggcaacgcggcccgggacaacaagaagacccgcatcatccccagacacctgcaactggccatccgcaacgacgaggagctcaacaagctcctgggacgggtgaccatcgctcagggcggggtgctgcctaatatccaggccgtgctgctgccgaagaaaaccagcaatgtgagcaccaagagcaagtaa
- the LOC137307066 gene encoding histone H4 — translation MSGRGKGGKGLGKGGAKRHRKVLRDNIQGITKPAIRRLARRGGVKRISGLIYEETRGVLKVFLENVIRDAVTYTEHAKRKTVTAMDVVYALKRQGRTLYGFGG, via the coding sequence atgtctggcagaggtaaaggaggcaaaggactgggcaaaggtggCGCCAAGCGGCACCGAAAAgttcttcgtgataacatccagggtatCACCAAACCAGctatccgccgcctggctcgccgtggcggtgttaagcggatctcgggtctgatctacgaggaaacccgtggGGTACTGAAGGTTTtcttggagaatgtgatcagggacgcggtcacttacactgaacacgccaagcgcaagacggtcacggccatggatgtggtgtacgctctgaaacggcagggccgcaccctctatggattcggcggctga
- the LOC137306970 gene encoding histone H1-like — protein sequence MTDTAAAETAPPAAAQTNAPKKKKAVHRPKTAGPKLGEQILKIVADCKDRKGISLAAIKKIKGTGASGSFRVAKKEAQEKVGKKVKKQVTKKSPGKKPAAKKPAARKLTTKKPAVKKSTTKKAAKSPIKKKAAVKKPKTPKPVKAKAKKVQKPSAKPKAKKAAGKKK from the exons atgacagatactgcagccgccgaaacggcaccTCCCGCCGCCGCTCAAACCAATGCTccgaagaagaagaaggcggttcaccgacCCAAGACAGCCGGTCCCAAATTgggcgaacagatcctcaagattgtggcggattgcaaggatcgcaaggggatatccctggccgcgataaagaag atcaagggcacgggcgcctcgggctccttcagagtcgctaagaaggaagcCCAGGaaaaagtgggaaagaaggtgaagaaacaagtaaccaagaaatctcccggaaagaaaccagcggccaagaaaccagcggccagGAAATTAACGaccaagaaaccagcggtcaagaaatcgaccacaaagaaggcggcgaaatcaccaattaagaagaaagcggctgtgaagaagcccaagacccccaagccagtaaaggcgaaggcgaagaaggtaCAAAAACCGAGCGCCAAGCCCAAAGCGAAGAAAGCAGCaggcaaaaagaagtaa